The proteins below come from a single Methyloprofundus sedimenti genomic window:
- a CDS encoding COG3014 family protein: MDPRFYKQHVCVLLLIFISTLTAGCSSIFDARKQKQPYINTYYSGNVALAAKDFTKKSEARSGTGDELMWSLEAGTANYTAGEYQTSIREFEQCEALIQGFDRRAVINARAAGSEIGSALTNPNALPFQGMYLDRVMLNVYKALNYFVLNNPADAQVELRRMREAQKQVVKKFADEIRNSQKEIEAQVQKNQQQSRSLGNQNTHIAFSTLVKNPAVNEAYTSSANKANKLYGNLSNPFVSYFSALGYLIENNYGEALVDVRNLYRMNPDNQLIQRDYVSIAKRIGSEIPIQLANIEPYAYPLNSKIVYFILFNGSAPALKQEKFQIILPYVGYTGIAFPRYEYFPVLLPGLDIDYTYNKQQQTLRTEQVADFDAIMSQEYHDKLPSMITRLVVSTLTKELASYAIVHATKHSDSNYGRNNNAEILAYILTGIYKFTFNTADTRGWETLPKEVQVAHVPMPDDGVLKISPTGSTGLVKEIALKQDTNIAIVYIRALSANKLIYKLIELQ; encoded by the coding sequence ATGGATCCGCGATTTTATAAGCAGCATGTGTGCGTATTGCTCCTGATTTTTATCAGTACTTTGACTGCAGGTTGCTCTTCAATCTTTGATGCCAGAAAACAGAAACAACCCTATATCAATACTTATTATTCAGGGAATGTAGCACTTGCAGCTAAGGACTTTACTAAAAAAAGTGAGGCTAGATCCGGTACCGGTGATGAATTAATGTGGTCGCTTGAAGCAGGAACCGCAAATTACACTGCTGGTGAATACCAGACCAGCATACGCGAGTTCGAACAATGTGAAGCGCTGATTCAGGGTTTTGACCGGCGGGCCGTCATCAATGCCAGAGCAGCCGGTTCAGAAATTGGTTCTGCCCTGACTAATCCAAATGCTCTACCTTTTCAAGGCATGTATCTGGACAGAGTCATGCTGAATGTCTATAAAGCACTGAATTATTTTGTACTGAATAACCCTGCCGATGCACAAGTTGAATTACGTAGAATGCGTGAAGCGCAAAAGCAAGTGGTCAAAAAATTTGCTGATGAAATTCGTAACAGCCAGAAAGAAATAGAGGCACAAGTACAAAAAAACCAGCAACAAAGCCGGTCTTTGGGTAATCAAAATACTCATATAGCTTTTAGTACCTTAGTAAAAAATCCCGCTGTTAATGAGGCCTACACCAGCTCAGCCAACAAAGCTAATAAACTCTATGGGAATCTATCCAATCCCTTTGTAAGTTATTTTTCAGCTTTAGGTTATTTAATTGAAAATAATTATGGCGAAGCGCTAGTAGATGTGCGTAATCTGTATAGAATGAACCCGGACAATCAATTGATTCAAAGAGATTATGTAAGTATTGCAAAACGAATAGGCAGTGAAATACCCATACAGCTGGCAAATATAGAGCCTTATGCATACCCGCTTAATAGTAAAATAGTATATTTTATTTTATTTAATGGCAGCGCTCCTGCGCTAAAACAGGAAAAATTTCAAATAATTCTACCCTATGTAGGTTATACCGGAATAGCATTTCCCAGATACGAGTATTTTCCGGTTTTATTACCGGGACTGGATATTGATTACACTTATAATAAACAACAGCAAACTTTGAGAACAGAACAGGTTGCGGATTTCGATGCCATCATGTCTCAGGAATACCATGATAAACTGCCATCGATGATTACCAGACTGGTTGTTTCAACCCTGACCAAAGAGCTGGCTAGTTATGCAATTGTCCATGCTACAAAGCATTCTGATAGCAATTATGGCAGGAACAACAATGCCGAGATTCTCGCCTATATACTGACAGGGATCTATAAGTTCACGTTTAATACCGCTGATACCAGAGGCTGGGAAACCTTGCCCAAGGAAGTGCAGGTAGCCCATGTGCCTATGCCGGATGATGGTGTATTAAAAATCAGCCCGACAGGCTCGACAGGGCTGGTTAAAGAGATAGCATTAAAACAAGATACTAATATCGCGATCGTCTATATTCGAGCCTTATCTGCAAATAAACTGATTTATAAGTTGATTGAATTACAATAA